A stretch of DNA from Bacteroidales bacterium:
AATAATATTCCCCTCATTGATTGGTGAAAAATGCTTTTTTAGTAATTGGTAAGCTAATAACCCAATAACAAATAATAAATTAAATAATAAAAAATTATTACGTATTAATCCTGTAAGATTTATTGATAGTTTTGATAGAAATTGTATCATTGAAAAACATTAATTTTTTTTTCTTTTCTGAATAATTCAAACCACATATATTTTAAAAGCTTCTTGCCTGTTGGAATTGCTTTAAAATGTGTATCTCCTGCAACTCTATTATTTTCTTCAACAGGAAATTCTATCATTTTTATATTTTTTTTATATCCTCTTATAACCATTTCAATATCAAGCGATAAGCCGCATGGAAGAGGATCAATTTTATAAAAAGCATTTTTTGTAATTCCCCTAAAGCCATGTAAAACATCTTTTATACGTTTTACTTTTTTTCTCCAAAGTATAGATGCTATCCTGCTTAGTCCTAAAACAAACCATTTTCGATATTTAATTATTTTTTTATCTTCCTCGTTTACAGATTTGTTTAACATCCTGCTTGCAATTATAAGTTCATATCCATTTTCAAAATATTTTCTAAATTTTAATGCCTCTTCCGGATTAATTGATCCTTTTGGGTGAAAAAATATCAAAGCATCTGTATGACAATGTTTAAAACTTTCAATATATGCTTGATTATATCCTGCTTTTTCTTGTTTGTAAACTTTAATATTATTTTGTTCAAGATATTCTACAGTTCCATCATTACTGCCACCATCAACAGCAAATATTTCATCAAATTTATTAAATTTAATTTTAGGAATATCATGTTTACAACCATCAAATTCATTTAGTGTTAATAAACAAAGACCAATTTTCATTTTTATAGTTTTGATAATTTATCAGCGAATTTAAGTGAATTATTAACGGTAATATCTGAATTCATATGCTCCCACATTCCCCATCTTCCTAATCCAAAAATATTTTTTCTTTCAGCCCACTCTAAAATATTTTTTATTATAATTGGTTTATTTATAGTATTTAATGGATAGGCAAATTTATTTATAAAATGAAATTCCGAACACTTATTAGACCTCTTTAAATTTGTTTCGGTCCAATAACCATTTGAATTCTCTAAAAAATTATGTCTGCAAAGAATTCGATGATAAGATTTATTTATATCAGGATCATATATCCAATGTGCTTTAGAATTTATATTTTTGGGGTAATAATCTACCTGAATGCTTGCATATTCTAATTTATTAATATTTGTTTTAATCTTATAAGGAACATCATTAAATGACACCCATTGTGTCCATGGTATGGTATTTATGACATATTCAGCATGATATTTTCCGTTCACTATTAAATTATCTGTTTCTACCATTTCAACCGGACTGTTTAGAATTAACTTTTTACCTAATTTTTCTCCCATTCTTTTCCAAACTTCTCCATATCCCTGTTTTTTGGGGTAATAAAATTGTGCATGTGCAGGTATAGAACCAACATGAGTTTTTTTAATAACACTTAGTAAAGTATCTTTAAAAGAAACATTTGGTAATTTATACAACCAATAGGTTCCTAATTTATTAAGGTCATATGACCATATTTTCTTATTATAAGGAAGCATATATTCTTTTGCAATCTTTTTACCAAGTTTCCATGTAATCCATTCTTCAAAAAGTTCTGGTTTTGATATTCCTTTGTTTGATCCTGCAGTTGCAATAGATTCAAGAAATTCCACCTGGTCCTCAATATCCATTTGCCATATATTTGCCTCAAAAGGATAATCTATTTCTTTACCCTTATAAATAATATGTGATATCCTATTATATATGTTCCATTCATTTTTATTCATAAAACTAAAAACAAAATCAAGAACATCTTTATTTTTTACATCAAGAAAATGTCCTCCACCTATATCTAA
This window harbors:
- a CDS encoding FAD-dependent oxidoreductase, which produces MEHYKYIILGAGPSGLSLANKLLQKGETSFLLIEKEKTTGGLCRSEIIDGLPLDIGGGHFLDVKNKDVLDFVFSFMNKNEWNIYNRISHIIYKGKEIDYPFEANIWQMDIEDQVEFLESIATAGSNKGISKPELFEEWITWKLGKKIAKEYMLPYNKKIWSYDLNKLGTYWLYKLPNVSFKDTLLSVIKKTHVGSIPAHAQFYYPKKQGYGEVWKRMGEKLGKKLILNSPVEMVETDNLIVNGKYHAEYVINTIPWTQWVSFNDVPYKIKTNINKLEYASIQVDYYPKNINSKAHWIYDPDINKSYHRILCRHNFLENSNGYWTETNLKRSNKCSEFHFINKFAYPLNTINKPIIIKNILEWAERKNIFGLGRWGMWEHMNSDITVNNSLKFADKLSKL
- a CDS encoding glycosyltransferase — protein: MKIGLCLLTLNEFDGCKHDIPKIKFNKFDEIFAVDGGSNDGTVEYLEQNNIKVYKQEKAGYNQAYIESFKHCHTDALIFFHPKGSINPEEALKFRKYFENGYELIIASRMLNKSVNEEDKKIIKYRKWFVLGLSRIASILWRKKVKRIKDVLHGFRGITKNAFYKIDPLPCGLSLDIEMVIRGYKKNIKMIEFPVEENNRVAGDTHFKAIPTGKKLLKYMWFELFRKEKKINVFQ